The Patescibacteria group bacterium nucleotide sequence TACAAGAATTACAAATGTTAGTGCGTTATTTAGGTATCTCTGATGCCGATATGGAAAAGGGGCACATGCGCATGGATGTAAATATTTCATTGCGTCCAGTTGGGGATACTGCTTTGTATCCCAGAACGGAAATTAAAAACATGAATTCGTTTAAAGCGGCCGAGCAGGCCTTAATTTATGAAATAACCGAACAAACCAAATTGTGGGAAAATAATCAAGCACCAGAGCAACAACGCACTTGTGGCTGGGAGGATGCCACCGGCAAAACTATCGAGTTGCGCAGTAAAGAAGCCGCCGCTGATTATCGCTACTTTCCCGAGCCAGATATACCACCTTTACATATTACTCAAGACCAGATCAATATCATCTTTAAAAAGATTCCGGAATTACCTTTAGAAAGACGGGCGCGGTTTCGTGAAGAATATTTTTTGTCTTACTATGATGCTAAGGTTTTAACGGCCGATCCACGCGTCGCGGAATATTATGAAAATACGGTCTCTGAATTACGCTCCTGGTTAAGCTCGATCGATACCACCGAGGGGAGTGACGAAGAAATTTGGCAACGGGAAGGCGAAAAATTATGCCGCCAAGTATGTAATTGGATCACATCAGAATTATTCGGACAATTAGCCAAAGCTAAAAAAGATTTTTCTCAACTCATCATTACACCAGAAAACCTAGCAGAATTTATTAGTTTGGTGCATCAAAATAAAGTAAACTCGTCGGCCGCGCAAACTATCTTACGACATATGTTTGAGCACGGGTCAGACCCATCGCAGGTCATGCAGGAACTTGATCTTGAACAAATTCATGATGGTGACCAGCTCGGTAAAATATGCGATGAAGTAATCGCCGCCAACCCAAAAATTGTGGCTGATTATAAAGCCGGTAAAGAACGTTTACTGATGTACTTAATTGGGCAAATTATGAAACAGATGAACGGTAAAGCTAATCCGGAAATGGTTACTGGTTTATTAAGAGAAAAATTAAAACAATGATCACTATAGTGTCTGGCTTGCCAAGATCGGGTACCTCTCTCATGATGAAAATGCTTGAAGCTGGCGGCATTGCTGCATTAACCGATGAAGTTAGATCGGCTGATATCGATAACCCAAAAGGGTATTATGAGTTTGAGCGGGTCAAACAATTGCCCAATGACACAACTTGGTTACCCGAAGCTGAAGGTAAAGCGGTAAAAATGGTTTCAACCTTATTGTATGATCTACCATCCGACCGGCAGTATAAGGTTATTTTTATGCGCCGGGCTATGCCGGAAATTTTAGCCTCGCAAACCAAAATGCTCTTACGACGCAATAAAGATATGATAGTGAATGATTCTGAAATGAAAGAATTATTTGAAGGACATTTAAAAAATATTACGGCCTGGCTACAACAACAAACCCATTTAAAGACTCTCGAGATTTGGTACAATGATATTATGAAACAACCCGCTGTTGCGGCTCAAAAGATAAAAGATTTTTTGGGTATTGATCTAGATATAAAAAACATGATGAATAGTGTGGATGAATCATTGTACAGAAATAAACTATGACTAAACCCTACGATCTTAAAACTATCTTCTTAGATAAGGTTAAAGCCAAGGGCGGTTTTGTAAACTGCCATGCCCATTTTGATAAAGCCTTTTTGATTAACGAGCAGAACTTATTGCAATCACACATTGACATGGAGGCGAAATGGCATTTATATAAGGAGATTAAGAAAAATTACACCCCGGAAGATTTAAGAAATCGTATGCGTGAAGGAATGAAGCGCATGGTCACTCAGGGCGTACGGTATGTACGCTCATTTATTGATATAGATACCACCGTTGGTTTAAAGTGCCTGGAAGCAGCTTTTGATATTAAGAAAGAGTTTGCCGGTAAGTGTGAGTTGATTATTGTCTCACAAACGTTAGAAGGAGTTATTAATCCTGAAGCTAGAAAGTGGATTGAACAAGCCGCACCGTTAGTTGATGTAATCGGTGGTTTACCTAGTTATGATCGACCGAACTCAGCTCAGCATCTCGATATTATTTTTAATTTAGCTAAAAAATATAATAAGTGTGTTGATGTCCATATTGATCAAGAAAATAATCCGGACGAAAAAGATACTGAATTATTAGCCCAAAAAGTCATCGAACATGGCTTACAAGAAAGAGTTAATGCTGTACATGTAATTTCTTTATCGGCGCAAAGTGAAGATTATTTTCAACATGTTTTAAAACTGATGGTCGAAGCCAAATTAAATGTGATCACTTGCCCTGGAGCTGCCTTAGGCATGAAACAATTGCGCGGTAAAAATGCTCCGGTGCATAATTCAATTGCGCGTGTGCCAGAATTTCTAGCCGCCGGTTTAACTGTAGGCATTGGCACTGATAATATAAATGATTTTTTTCAGCCTTTTATTGATGGTGATTTATATACAGAAGCACGGATGTTAATGGAGGGATGTCGCTTTTACAACTTGGATGCTTTAGTTGATATTTGTACTACTAATGGTCTGAAACTATGTCAAAAATAGCCAAATTAATATTATCTGACGGCACAGCATTTATTGGTGCATCATTTGGTTTTGTTGGTAACGGTGACGGTGAGGTGGTGTTTAATACCGGCATGGTAGGCTATCCGGAGAGTCTGACGGATCCGTCATATCGGGGTCAAATATTGGTCTGTACTTACCCATTAATTGGTAATTATGGGGTACCTAACACTACTCAATTAGAATCAAATAGAATTCAAGTATCAGGTTTAATTGTCTCGCATTACACGGCACAGTACTCTCATTGGCAGGCCACCCAATCATTAGGTGATTGGTTACAAACCAGCCAAATTCCGGCCATTACTGGTATTGATACACGTGCGCTCACAAAAAAACTAAGAACCCATGGTGTAATGTTAGGCAGAATTGAAATTAATCAATCAAACAACTCAACTATAGAAGATCCTAATAAAAGAAATTTGGTTAGTGAGGTGAGTTGCACAGAAGTTATTTGGTACGGTCAGGGTAAAAAAACCGTCATCGTAGTAGATTGTGGTGTCAAAGAAAGTATTATTAGAAATTTAGTTAAGCGCGGCATTAAGGTAAAACGAGTACCATGGGATTATAATTTTACTGCAAATTTAAAAGATATTGACGGTATATTACTATCCAATGGCCCTGGTGATCCGACTCAATGTGTAGCCACCATTCAACAAACCAAATTAGCTATGCAAACTAAATTGCCAATTTTTGGAATCTGTTTGGGTAGTCAAATTCAAGCGTTAGCCGCTGGTGCGACAACCTATAAATTACCGTTTGGTCATCGCGCACAAAATCAACCGTGTCAGATTGAAGGCACCCAACGCTGCATATTAACCTCACAAAATCATGGATTCGCTGTTAAGGAATCAACCCTACCAAGTGATTGGTCAGTGTCTTTTAGAAATGCCAACGATCAATCCGTTGAGGGGATTGTACATAAAACCAAACCTTGGTGCTCGGTGCAGTTTCACCCAGAAGCCAACCCGGGGCCAGCTGATGCTAATTATTTGTTTGATGATTTTATCAAACTGCTATGAATAATACTTTACCAAAAAAGATTCTTTTACTTGGCTCAGGGGGATTAAAAATTGGTCAAGCGGGCGAGTTTGATTACTCTGGCTCACAAGCTATTAAAGCCTTCAAAAAAGAGGGGATCAAAACCGTTTTGATAAATCCTAATATTGCCACTGTCCAGACTGACCCCGACATGGCTGATGTGGTCTATTTTTTACCATTAACTTTAGATTTTGTTCAAGAAGTTATTGTCAAAGAAAAACCGGATGCCATTGCTCTAAGTTTTGGCGGACAGACGGCATTAAATGTAGGTTTAGAATTAGAGACAGCTGGTGTTCTCAAAAAATATAGTGTCGCAGTTCTAGGTACGAATACAAATAGTATCAGAGTAACCGAAGATCGTGATCTATTTGCCCAGACTTTACGTGCCATTAATGTATCAGTGGCCACTAGCACGGCGGTCACTACAATAAAGCAGGCTTTAACAGCCGCCAAGAAAATTGGTTATCCAGTGATGATTCGATCAGCCTTTTCTTTAGGTGGTGAAGGTTCTTCCAAAATTACTACAGCCCCCATGCTTAAAGCTCGCGCTGCTGAAGCTTTAAATAATGTGCCGCAGATATTAATTGAAGAATACTTGGGTGGCTGGAAAGAAATTGAATATGAAGTAGTGCGAGATAAATTTGATAACTGCATTACTGTTTGCAACATGGAAAACTTTGACCCGATGGGTATTCATACCGGTGAAAGTATCGTCATTGCACCATCACAGACTTTATCTAATTCTGAGTATCAAAAATTGCGCGATGTCGCGCAACAGGTGGTACGGCATCTACAAGTAGTCGGGGAATGCAACATTCAATTCGCCTTAGATCCGCACTCGAGTGATTATAGAGTAATCGAAGTTAATGCTAGATTATCACGCAGTTCTGCTTTAGCGTCTAAGGCTACAGGCTACCCTCTGGCATACATCGCTGCTAAATTAGCCATGGGATACTCATTGTTAGAGGTGAACAACTCTGTCACCGGTACTACTACCGCCTGTTTTGAACCAGCTTTAGATTATGTCGCCGTAAAAATACCACGCTGGGATTTAAAGAAGTTTAAACTGGCCGAGCGCACCATTGCCACTGAAATGAAATCAGTTGGCGAAGTGATGGCGATCGGTCGAACTTTTAATGAAGCCCTCCAAAAAGGTTTACGCATGTTAGGTACCGGCGATGATGGTTTGGTTGCCAACGCACGCTCTAATCCTGATTACATGTCTGATATTAAATTACCCACCGATCGACGAATTTTTGCTCTAGCGACAGCGCTGGAACACAAAGTTAGTGTTGATAAGCTGTATGATCTAACTAAAATTGATAAATGGTTTTTATTCAACCTAGCTGAAGTTGTGACTTATCAAAAAACTATTAGCAAAGATTTGACTCCAGTAGTTTTAAAACAAGCCAAGCAACTAGGTTTTTCTGATGGACAAATTGGTCGTTTAACCAAGCAGACTGAACAGCAAATTCGACAACTCAGAAAAACCCATCACATTATCCCGGTTATTAAACAAATCGATACTTTAGCGGGCGAATATCCGGCGCAAACTAATTATCTATATTTTACTTATCACGGTAGCGAACATGATGTGGCTTCAACTAAGCAGGGTATTATTGTGTTAGGTAGTGGCCCGTACAGAATTGGCTCTAGTGTCGAGTTTGATTGGTGTTGCGTACAAGCTGTTAAAACGATTCGCCAAAATAAACAGACCAGCATCATGGTGAATTGTAATCCAGAAACAGTTTCAACCGATTATGATGTGTCTGATAGACTTTATTTTGAAGAACTGACTTTAGAACGTATTTTAGATATCGTCGATTTTGAGCAACCCCACGGAGTGATCGTAGCGATGGGTGGTCAAACTCCAAATAATTTGGCGATGGATTTAATGGCTCATAAAGTACCCATATTAGGTACTAGACCCAAAGATATTGATCGCGCTGAAAATCGCTATATTTTCTCAAAATTATTAGATAAGATTGGTTTAGATCAACCCGCCTGGAAAGAAGTCACCACGATTTCAGCCGCTATGAAATTTGCTGATAAGTTTGGTTATCCAGTATTGATTAGGCCATCATATGTCTTATCTGGTGCCGCCATGAATGTGGCTTTCACACCGGAGAATCTTGAGCATTATCTCAAAGAAGCGGCTGAAGTTTCCAACCGTTATCCAGTAGTGATTTCAAAATTTATTGTGGGTGCTAAGGAAATTGAATTTGATGGTGTCGCCGATCACGGTGATTTAAAACTTTATGCCATGACCGAACACATCGAAAATGCTGGAGTTCATTCCGGTGATGCGCACGCCGTGTTTCCACCGCAACGCACCTACATTGAAACAATTCGCCGCACCAAACAACGTATGCGCCAGGTAGTGAAAGAACTGAATATTTCCGGACCATTTAATATCCAATTTTTAGCCAAAGACAATGAAATTAAAATTATTGAATTAAATTTGCGCGCCTCACGCAGTTTTCCGTTTGTGTCTAAATCATTAAAAATAAATTTTGCCGAGACGGCCACCAATGTTATGCTCGGCAAAACTGTTGAGGTTGATTACGGCCGATTCGATCTTGATTATGTCACCGTTAAAGCCCCTCAGTTTTCTTATAGCCGTATTAAAGGGGCTGACCCGGTCTTGTATGTCGAAATGGGTTCCACCGGTGAGGTAGCCGCCTTTGGTGATGGCTACCAAGAAGCCGTGCTTAAAGCGATGTTGGCAGCCGGCTACAACATTCCCAAACGGAAACGTCTGTTATTATCAGTTGGTCAAGATGCCCAAAAAGCTAAATTATTACCGTTTATTCAAAAACTCAATCATCATAACTATACTTTGTACGCTACTGAAGGGACGGCCGAATTTTATCGCAAACATAATATACCGATTAAAATTGTAAAAAAAGGCGCTGCGGTGATACGCTTAATTGAACAAAAACACATTGATTGCGTCATTAACATTCCACGCCAATATAATCATCGTGAATTAACCGATGGTTACCGCCTGCGCCGCGCGGCGATTGACTGGCATGTCCCATTGATAAGTAACGTGCAGATTGCTAAGATGTTTATAAATTCAGTCTGTAATCTAACTTTAAAAGATTTATTAATCAAAGCCTGGCATGAATACTAATATTATCACCACAGACAACTTCACTCGATCATGGATTGAACAGGTGCACACACGGAGTGCTGCTCTAATAAAGAATGGTTTTCAAGCAACTTTATCTGGAAAAATTATCACCACCTGTTTTTTTGAACCTTCTACACGCACCCGTTTATCTTTTACATCAGCTGCCCAGCGCCTAGGCGCCAGTGTATTGGGGTTTGATTCTGTCACGAGTACGTCTACCACCAAAGGGGAATCGCTCGAGGATACAATCCGAATGGTGTCAAACTACGGTGATGTTATTGTGATGCGTCATCCTGAAGCCGGTAGCGCCGACCGAGCGGCTCAGGTGGCCGGCGTACCTGTGATTAATGCGGGTGATGGTGCCAATCAACATCCCAGTCAAACTTTATTGGATCTATTCACGATTAAACAAGGTATTGGTAGACTTGATGATTTTACAATCTTGATGATTGGTGATATTGAACATTCTCGTGTTGTTCATTCACTATCCACCACGTTAAAGTTATTTAACAACGTGGAGCAGTTATTAATAAATCCATTAACACAAGATTATAAACCACATTTAAATAAAGCTGATATCATTTTGGTTACTCGGGTCCAAACCGAACGGTTTACCGATAAACATCAAGCCGATCTGCTACAAAACAGTTATAAAATCTCTCTGCAAGATGTCGAAGCCATGAAACCAACTTGTAAAATAATTAGTCCTTTACCCAGAACTAGTGAATTACCAACAAACATCGATGCTGTTCCGCAAGCCTACTATTTTCAACAAGCTTCCTTTGGTGTGCCCGTGCGCGCCGCTTTGCTAGAGAATGTGCTCGGCGTATGGTAACTTTACCCGGCCTGTTTGATTGCCACGTGCACTTTCGCACACCGGGCCAGGAGTATAAAGAAGATTGGGTGACAGGCTCGGCTGCGGCACTAGCTGGTGGAGTAGTTGGTGTAGTTGACATGCCTAGTAATGTACCGCCTGTTCTTACCCAAGCTGACTTACTGAACAAACAACGTCTCATAGAAAAAGTTAATCCGGGTATTGCGTACCGTCTACCACTTGGTGTCACTGACAAATCGCTTCAAGACACTTTAGCTGCTCAAGAACAGGCGTGTGGGATTAAAGTTTTTTTACAACCACACTCAACTGGCATGTTTGTGCGCAACGATGCCACTCTACACACTCTTTACCAAAATGCCACCAAACCAATCATGATCCATGATCATACTGGGGTTGATCGCATTATGCCGTTTGTTCGACAATACAAAAAACTAACTTATTTCTGTCACATTTCCACTCAAACTGAAGTAGAAAAAATTGCTCAAGCCAAACGTGAAGGCTTGCCGGTTTACGCTGAAGTTACCCTGCATCACTTATGGTTAGATGAAACCACTAAAACTCAACCAGTGAACCCGCCATTACGGACGGCGGCTGATCGGGCCGCTTTATGGGAAGGGGTAAGAGCCGGTGTGATCGATACAATTGCGACAGATCATGCGCCCCATTTAATCAGCGAGAGCAATCTGCCTGGTTTTCCAAGTATCGAGTTTTTCGTGCCGCTATTATTTACCGGACTAGCGCAAAATAAATTGAGTATCGATGATATTATACGATGCTGTGTTACTAATCCAACTAAACTATTTGGCTTTACTAGTCAGAAAAAAATCGACCTTGATCCAGACTGGAAATGGACCATTAGCCAAGCTGATATTAAAAGTAAATGTGGCTGGTCACCTTACTTAAATATGCCTGTACAGGGTAAGGTGCTTCGGGTATACTAGCCGATAATATGGCTCAGTTATGGCACAAAGGTTATAGCATAAACAAAGAAGTTTTAGCGTTTACAGTGGGGAACGATTACGCTCTTGATCAGGTGATGATAAAACATGATGTCTATGGCAGTATTGCCCAAGCCGCCATGTTGAAAAAAATCGGTGTCATCACAACCAAAGAATTTAAAACTCTACAGACTGCATTAAAAAAAATAATCATCCTGTGGGAAGACGGTAAGTTTATTGTCAAACCAGCCGATGAAGACGGCCATACCGCCATCGAAAACTATTTAGTTAAACAATTAGGTGATTTAGGTAAAAAAATACATACTGCTAGAAGTCGTAATGATCAGGTAGTAACGATGACTCGCTTATACACCAAAGAGCGCATTTTAGATTTGTATAATTTGACGATTAATTTGGCTGATAATTTTCTGACATTAGCGAAAGACAATGAGTTTGTACCCATGCCGGGTTATACTCACATGCAGCGCGCTATGCCGACATCGGGGGGAGTATGGTTCGATCAGTTCGCTGAAGCCCTACTAGATGATCTCCAACTGCTCAAAACCGCTTATCACTATAACGACATGAGCCCATTGGGCAGTGCGGCTGGTTTTGGTGTAAATATGAAGATTGATCGCGCTTATACAGCCAAACTACTAGGGTTTAGTAAAGTGCAAAATAATACCCTGTATGTGTCTTATACCCGTGGAAAAATTGAGGCGGTTATATTATTTGCCGTGAATCAACTTATGCAAACACTCGCTAAGTTTTCTAATGATGTCTTGATATTCTCAATGTCTGAAACTGGTTTTGTGGAGCTACCCCAAGAGTTTTGTACAGGTTCGTCCCTTATGCCGCAAAAAAAGAACGGCGATGTGTTTGAACTTACGAGAGGTAAAGCTAATGTGAGTTTGGGTTATTTAATCAGTACCATCGAAATGCAAAATGTTTTATTATCTGGTTATAATCGCGATTCACAATTAACCAAAGATCTACTCTGTAAGGGTTTGGATTTATATGAAAATACTGTTAAAGTGATGTTGGCGTTAACTAAAGGTATTACTTTAAATAAAACCAAATGTTTAGCGGCGTGTACACCGGAGATATTCGCCACCGATTACGCCCTGGATTTAGTGAAACACGGCATGCCCTTTCGTGATGCTTATCGCCACGTGAGTAATTCACTTGATGAGCTTGAGCAAATTGATCCAGTTAATAATATCCGGCAGAAAACCCATCTTGGTGCTAGTGGCAATTTACAACTAAACCAGATCAAACAGGCTGCTCAGTTAGAAAAAACCTGGGTTAAGTCTGAAACCAATAAATGGGTTAAAACAATTAATACATTGCTAAAATGATATCTTTTTTAAATGTAAAATTTAAAAACCCCTTAGTGCTAGCCTCGGGTATTCTAGGTGTTACAGCCGCTTCGATGAAAAGATGTATTGATTTAGGAGCCGGCGGTGTGACTGTTAAATCATTATCATTGCAACCACGCCCAGGCCATGTTAATCCAACCATGGGTGGTTTTGATAATTATTTTATCAATGCCGTTGGTTTATCCAACCCCGGTGTTGAGCAAGGTATAAAAGAATTAAAAAAATTCAAAAAGGTTTGCCAAGCACCATTAATTGGTAGTGTGTTTGCTGGCACATTAGAAGAATTTGGTACAGTGACGGATCAAATTGTCAAAGCTCCCATCGACATTTTAGAAGTAAATATATCTTGCCCTAATGTTGGTTCTGAATTTGGGGTACCATTTGCCTATAGTGTAGAGGCCGCTACGGCGATCACTAAAATGGTAAAAGCCCATGCCAAAGGGATACCAGTCTGTATGAAATTATCACCCAATGCTTGGAACATCGGCATTATCGCCGCTGCCTGTGAGCAAGCCGGAGCCGATGCCATTACTGCTATAAATACGGTTTCTGGTATGGTCATTGACAGTTCTTTTCAAACACCATTTTTAAGTAACAGTGTCGGTGGCATGTCTGGACCAGCCTTAAAACCAATTGCCTTAAAAGCCGTCTGGGATGTTTACAACTCAGTACACAATATACCGATTATTGCCACCGGTGGAGTTACTACCGGCGAGGATGCCATTGAAATGATGCTGGCCGGTGGCACACTCATTGGAGTTGGTTCAGCCGTGTTTTGGAGAGGCCCAGATGTTTTTGGAAAAATTATGAAAGAAATGGATCAATACATGACACAACATAAAATAAAAAACTTGACTACTTTAATTGGTAAAGCACACTCATGACACCTAAAATTGCTATCTTAAAAACTATTTCTCACGAAGCTGACAATGTGAAGGGGTTTACATTTAATTTTAATAATTTAAACTCACAACCTGGCCAGTTTGTCATGTTATGGTTACCCGGCGTGGATCAAAAGCCGTTCTCGATTGCGGCTGATAATGGTAAAACATTTACCACAGTAGTATTCAAGTTAAAAAATTTCACCACTGCGTTGTTTAAATTAAAACCAGGTGCCAAAGTAGGTGTGTCTGGGCCATATGGCAACCCATACACTTGGAAACCAAAACAACATGTTATAGCAGTAGGCGGTGGCTATGGTGCCGCACCATTAGTTTATTTGATAAACACTGTAAAAAAACAACAGTGTAGTTACGAATTATTAGTCGGTGCCAGAACAAAAGATCTATTACTTTACACTGATCATTTTCCAAAACATACTTTTCTGTCAACTAATGATGGATCGACTGGTTATAAAGGATTTATTACTGGCGTTCTTGAACAACGTTTACAGACCATTACTAAAACTCAGCTAAAACATACTACGGTATATGTCTGTGGGCCAGAACCAATGGAGTATGCTGTAGCAATGTTAGCAAAAAAATATGGTGTAGAATCTCAGATCAGTGTGGAACGCTACATGAAGTGTGGTTTCGGCGTATGTGGTCAATGTTGTATGGATGACACCGGTGAACCCATGTGCCAGGTGGGTCCAGTTATCACTGGTAAAAAGGCTTTATCATTAACAGAATTTGGCAAATATCACCGGGATAAATCAGGCCAAATTATTAATTACTAAATAATAGATTTTTTAGGTATGTCTGATCCAAAGCCACATGAGCATCGTCGTATAAGGGGAGAATTGAGCCGTTGGGGTGAAGCAGAGGCGAAACGATACGAAGCTGCTAAACATGGCCCGGATGGTAGACGTTTTTTGGATAATAATCTCTATGAAGTATTGGATGAAGCTGCCATTAAAGACAAAGTTGTAGCTGATATTGGTGCCGGCGCCGGACCATGGAGTGAGTATGCAATAAAATTAGGAGCTAGTCATGTCACCTGCCTTGATCTCAACCCGGCTATGATCGCACGAGCCAGAGAAAAATGGGGTGAAGCTGGTCCTCCGACAAATATTGATTTTGTAGTGGCCAATGTTGCCAATTTACCGTTGGACAATGATTCCCAAGATGTAGTTATGAGCATAAATGTTGGTTGCAATTTGCCCGAGGTTGGAGATGTCTTTAATAAACATTTTAATGAAGCTTATCGCGTGGCCAAGCCAGGAGCTATGCTTGTAGTCACTGCGCCAGACTCATTAAACACAGTTTTTACTGATGGAAATGAACCTAACGGAGAATCAGTTCAATCTGAGATCGATCAACTATGGGAAAGAGAGACAGACCATACGGTGGGCGGTGCAAAAAAAATACTTAGTACTTTAGTTCATATATTACGCGCAACATTTATTTTAGATAAAACTGGCAAACCAATTGTGATTACAGATAAAAATTCTCAGTTAGTGAAATCTGGCGATCCGATTTTACGAAAAATTCCTGGATTAGTAGTTGATAATAACTACCATACGGCTGCTGAATATCGTCAAGCTGCTCAAGCAGCTGGCTGGGAAATAGTTTCGGAAAGCAACGAATCATTTGCAGATGAAACCGAAAGAACAACCCATAATGAAGCAGGGTCTACTAATAAATTAGGGAAAGAATATATTG carries:
- a CDS encoding Asp-tRNA(Asn)/Glu-tRNA(Gln) amidotransferase subunit GatB; this translates as QELQMLVRYLGISDADMEKGHMRMDVNISLRPVGDTALYPRTEIKNMNSFKAAEQALIYEITEQTKLWENNQAPEQQRTCGWEDATGKTIELRSKEAAADYRYFPEPDIPPLHITQDQINIIFKKIPELPLERRARFREEYFLSYYDAKVLTADPRVAEYYENTVSELRSWLSSIDTTEGSDEEIWQREGEKLCRQVCNWITSELFGQLAKAKKDFSQLIITPENLAEFISLVHQNKVNSSAAQTILRHMFEHGSDPSQVMQELDLEQIHDGDQLGKICDEVIAANPKIVADYKAGKERLLMYLIGQIMKQMNGKANPEMVTGLLREKLKQ
- a CDS encoding sulfotransferase domain-containing protein, producing MITIVSGLPRSGTSLMMKMLEAGGIAALTDEVRSADIDNPKGYYEFERVKQLPNDTTWLPEAEGKAVKMVSTLLYDLPSDRQYKVIFMRRAMPEILASQTKMLLRRNKDMIVNDSEMKELFEGHLKNITAWLQQQTHLKTLEIWYNDIMKQPAVAAQKIKDFLGIDLDIKNMMNSVDESLYRNKL
- a CDS encoding amidohydrolase family protein, giving the protein MTKPYDLKTIFLDKVKAKGGFVNCHAHFDKAFLINEQNLLQSHIDMEAKWHLYKEIKKNYTPEDLRNRMREGMKRMVTQGVRYVRSFIDIDTTVGLKCLEAAFDIKKEFAGKCELIIVSQTLEGVINPEARKWIEQAAPLVDVIGGLPSYDRPNSAQHLDIIFNLAKKYNKCVDVHIDQENNPDEKDTELLAQKVIEHGLQERVNAVHVISLSAQSEDYFQHVLKLMVEAKLNVITCPGAALGMKQLRGKNAPVHNSIARVPEFLAAGLTVGIGTDNINDFFQPFIDGDLYTEARMLMEGCRFYNLDALVDICTTNGLKLCQK
- the carA gene encoding glutamine-hydrolyzing carbamoyl-phosphate synthase small subunit yields the protein MSKIAKLILSDGTAFIGASFGFVGNGDGEVVFNTGMVGYPESLTDPSYRGQILVCTYPLIGNYGVPNTTQLESNRIQVSGLIVSHYTAQYSHWQATQSLGDWLQTSQIPAITGIDTRALTKKLRTHGVMLGRIEINQSNNSTIEDPNKRNLVSEVSCTEVIWYGQGKKTVIVVDCGVKESIIRNLVKRGIKVKRVPWDYNFTANLKDIDGILLSNGPGDPTQCVATIQQTKLAMQTKLPIFGICLGSQIQALAAGATTYKLPFGHRAQNQPCQIEGTQRCILTSQNHGFAVKESTLPSDWSVSFRNANDQSVEGIVHKTKPWCSVQFHPEANPGPADANYLFDDFIKLL
- the carB gene encoding carbamoyl-phosphate synthase (glutamine-hydrolyzing) large subunit — encoded protein: MNNTLPKKILLLGSGGLKIGQAGEFDYSGSQAIKAFKKEGIKTVLINPNIATVQTDPDMADVVYFLPLTLDFVQEVIVKEKPDAIALSFGGQTALNVGLELETAGVLKKYSVAVLGTNTNSIRVTEDRDLFAQTLRAINVSVATSTAVTTIKQALTAAKKIGYPVMIRSAFSLGGEGSSKITTAPMLKARAAEALNNVPQILIEEYLGGWKEIEYEVVRDKFDNCITVCNMENFDPMGIHTGESIVIAPSQTLSNSEYQKLRDVAQQVVRHLQVVGECNIQFALDPHSSDYRVIEVNARLSRSSALASKATGYPLAYIAAKLAMGYSLLEVNNSVTGTTTACFEPALDYVAVKIPRWDLKKFKLAERTIATEMKSVGEVMAIGRTFNEALQKGLRMLGTGDDGLVANARSNPDYMSDIKLPTDRRIFALATALEHKVSVDKLYDLTKIDKWFLFNLAEVVTYQKTISKDLTPVVLKQAKQLGFSDGQIGRLTKQTEQQIRQLRKTHHIIPVIKQIDTLAGEYPAQTNYLYFTYHGSEHDVASTKQGIIVLGSGPYRIGSSVEFDWCCVQAVKTIRQNKQTSIMVNCNPETVSTDYDVSDRLYFEELTLERILDIVDFEQPHGVIVAMGGQTPNNLAMDLMAHKVPILGTRPKDIDRAENRYIFSKLLDKIGLDQPAWKEVTTISAAMKFADKFGYPVLIRPSYVLSGAAMNVAFTPENLEHYLKEAAEVSNRYPVVISKFIVGAKEIEFDGVADHGDLKLYAMTEHIENAGVHSGDAHAVFPPQRTYIETIRRTKQRMRQVVKELNISGPFNIQFLAKDNEIKIIELNLRASRSFPFVSKSLKINFAETATNVMLGKTVEVDYGRFDLDYVTVKAPQFSYSRIKGADPVLYVEMGSTGEVAAFGDGYQEAVLKAMLAAGYNIPKRKRLLLSVGQDAQKAKLLPFIQKLNHHNYTLYATEGTAEFYRKHNIPIKIVKKGAAVIRLIEQKHIDCVINIPRQYNHRELTDGYRLRRAAIDWHVPLISNVQIAKMFINSVCNLTLKDLLIKAWHEY
- a CDS encoding aspartate carbamoyltransferase catalytic subunit, whose product is MNTNIITTDNFTRSWIEQVHTRSAALIKNGFQATLSGKIITTCFFEPSTRTRLSFTSAAQRLGASVLGFDSVTSTSTTKGESLEDTIRMVSNYGDVIVMRHPEAGSADRAAQVAGVPVINAGDGANQHPSQTLLDLFTIKQGIGRLDDFTILMIGDIEHSRVVHSLSTTLKLFNNVEQLLINPLTQDYKPHLNKADIILVTRVQTERFTDKHQADLLQNSYKISLQDVEAMKPTCKIISPLPRTSELPTNIDAVPQAYYFQQASFGVPVRAALLENVLGVW
- a CDS encoding amidohydrolase family protein produces the protein MVTLPGLFDCHVHFRTPGQEYKEDWVTGSAAALAGGVVGVVDMPSNVPPVLTQADLLNKQRLIEKVNPGIAYRLPLGVTDKSLQDTLAAQEQACGIKVFLQPHSTGMFVRNDATLHTLYQNATKPIMIHDHTGVDRIMPFVRQYKKLTYFCHISTQTEVEKIAQAKREGLPVYAEVTLHHLWLDETTKTQPVNPPLRTAADRAALWEGVRAGVIDTIATDHAPHLISESNLPGFPSIEFFVPLLFTGLAQNKLSIDDIIRCCVTNPTKLFGFTSQKKIDLDPDWKWTISQADIKSKCGWSPYLNMPVQGKVLRVY